The following coding sequences are from one Ochotona princeps isolate mOchPri1 chromosome 8, mOchPri1.hap1, whole genome shotgun sequence window:
- the IL1RL2 gene encoding LOW QUALITY PROTEIN: interleukin-1 receptor-like 2 (The sequence of the model RefSeq protein was modified relative to this genomic sequence to represent the inferred CDS: substituted 1 base at 1 genomic stop codon), whose amino-acid sequence MAQFWREKAKLQVRHSWERKGRSVAWTNVEMRCLLLCGVSIALPWYIRADTCKDIGMQDETPSIGQPFAFNCTYPPITFGNVNVLWYRNSSKIPVSQNTDSRVHQDQTWILFLPLTWEDSGIYQCVIEETDSCYQIHINLTVLERYWCDTSRRNVPTLSDEYKQILHVGQDESLTCHLYFPKSCVLDLITWYKDCERIETDRFTSFGSKLFVSNVSAEDRGSYACTARLTHLGKEYNILNVITVSTKRIGNGGRIPKIIYPKNNSIEVELGSLLIVDCNITDTKENTNLRCWRVNDTWVDDYYSESKRVREGIEVTVPFEEYIFYTMNITFLEVKMEDYGLPFTCHAGVSAAYIMLTLPAPDFXAYLIGGLVASTVVILSLVCTYNIFKIDIVLWYRSAFHSERAPEDGKLYDAYVLYPKIPKDSQSHDLDTLVLKILPEVLERQCGYKLFIFGRDEFPGQAVANVIDENVQLCRRLMVIVVPESPSFSMLKNMSEAQIAVYNALIQDGMKVILIELERIEDYSTMPESIQYIKQKHGAIQWRGCLTEQSQTAKAKFWKKVRYHMPPRRYPPSPPVQLLKHVPCDCAPGRLETNVELITH is encoded by the exons ATGGCTCAGttttggagagagaaagcaaagcttCAGGTGCGACACTCTTGGGAGCGGAAGGGAAGGTCAGTGGCCTGG ACCAACGTGGAGATGCGGTGTTTGCTGCTCTGCGGGGTGTCCATCGCGCTTCCATGGTACATCAGAGCAG ATACGTGCAAGGACATTGGTATGCAAGACGAGACGCCTTCCATTGGCCAGCCCTTTGCTTTCAACTGCACTTACCCTCCCATAACATTTGGGAACGTGAATGTACTGTGGTATAGAAATTCTAGCAAAATCCCAGTGTCCCAAAACACAGATTCTCGAGTTCACCAGGACCAGACCTGGAttttgtttctccctttgacaTGGGAGGACTCGGGCATCTACCAGTGTGTCATAGA GGAAACAGACAGCTGCTATCAAATACACATAAACCTAACAGTTCTGGAAAGATATTGGTGTGACACTTCCAGAAGGAATGTACCTACTTTATCAGATGAGTACaaacaaatattgcatgttggacAAGATGAGAGTTTGACCTGTCACCTGTACTTTCCCAAGAGCTGTGTTTTGGATTTAATAACATGGTATAAG GACTGTGAAAGGATCGAGACGGACCGGTTTACTTCTTTTGGATCCAAACTTTTTGTGAGCAATGTGTCAGCAGAGGATAGGGGGAGCTACGCATGTACAGCAAGACTGACACATCTGGGGAAAGAGTACAATATATTAAATGTCATCACTGTAAGCACCA AaagaattggaaatggaggaagAATCCCTAAAATCATTTATCCAAAAAACAATTCAATTGAAGTAGAACTTG GCTCCCTGCTCATTGTGGACTGTAATATAACGGacacaaaggaaaacacaaaccTGCGATGCTGGAGGGTCAATGACACGTGGGTAGACGATTACTACAGCGAATCCAAGCGCGTCAGGGAAGGAATTGA AGTCACTGTTCCCTTTGAAGAGTATATCTTCTACACAATGAACATCACTTTCTTAGAGGTGAAAATGGAAGATTACGGCCTCCCCTTCACATGCCATGCTGGAGTGTCTGCAGCATATATTATGTTAACACTTCCAG CCCCAGATTTCTGAGCGTACTTGATAGGAGGGCTTGTGGCCTCGACAGTGGTGATTTTGTCTCTTGTGTGTACCTACAACATCTTTAAGATCGACATAGTACTTTGGTACAGAAGTGCCTTCCATTCTGAGCGGGCTCCTGAAG ACGGAAAGTTGTATGATGCCTACGTCTTATACCCCAAGATACCAAAAGACAGCCAGAGCCATGATTTGGACACCTTGGTGCTGAAGATCCTTCCTGAAGTGCTGGAGAGACAGTGTGGCTATAAGCTATTTATATTTGGCAGAGATGAATTCCCCGGACAAG cTGTGGCCAATGTCATTGATGAAAATGTTCAACTCTGCAGGAGGCTGATGGTCATTGTTGTCCCTGAGTCTCCAAGCTTTAGCATGCTAAAGAACATGTCGGAAGCACAGATCGCAGTCTACAATGCCCTGATCCAGGATGGGATGAAGGTCATTTTGATTGAGCTGGAGAGAATTGAGGACTACTCCACCATGCCCGAGTCGATTCAGTACATCAAACAGAAGCACGGGGCCATCCAGTGGAGGGGGTGTCTCACAGAACAGTCACAGACAGCCAAGGCTAAGTTTTGGAAGAAAGTGAGGTACCACATGCCACCCAGAAGGTACCCCCCATCTCCTCCTGTCCAGCTGCTGAAGCACGTCCCTTGCGACTGTGCACCTGGCAGGTTGGAGACCAATGTGGAGCTCATCACCCATTGA